The Paenibacillus uliginis N3/975 genome has a window encoding:
- a CDS encoding VWA domain-containing protein: MGVQFSSPWFLLLLIPAGAFLYYAYKSDFRLGGFRKKLALFLRACVIILLIFVLSGLHGFTILRDKQVVYLADRSDSMGDTARLSEWIGKSMDAKGEKDGTAIVSTGLEGAVERKLSLSGEAGASLNAALEGKFTGLESGLQLAGNLFEGTADSRIVLLSDGEENVGSMAATGRLLKDRGIAVDVLPVPQREIRDAAVEELRVPDKLYQAESFYVEVMIKSTFKTAGELRIYEDNREIGREVVEVSPGENRFAVKGLAKSPGLHRYRAEIFMDGDESSANNAGFDFTRVDGPPKVLIVEGTPGTSGNITAALESGMIGTEVISPHMLPLEAAKYALYDSIIFNNVSGSNVGGKQMDMIEQAVRSFGIGFMMAGGDDSFGMGGYFKTPIEKALPVSMELEGKREIPSLGLILVIDRSGSMAGNKIELAKESAMRTVELMRSKDTVGVVAFDDSPWWVVPPQKLGDKEEVLDAISSIPSAGGTNIYPAVSSALDEMLSIKTQRRHIILMTDGQSAVQSGYDELTQTMVDNKITLSSVAVGMDSDTNLLQSLADAAKGRYYYVEDETTLPAVFSREAVLMAKSYIVDKPFVPAMQNAGDWASLFDQGVPGLYGYVATTPKASAQTVLTSPEPDPVLARWQYGSGRTVAWTSDLSGKWSKEWVSWPAFANTLTEIVKWTFPQFASSPYEVTTTAAGNQVKLQVESDSDNPPEKLIAKVAGDEAGEQTVELIQEAPGRYTGQVNVSKPGAFLMSLEDASGGNSVQAAPGTGFVVPYSPEYRIASGSGEDGLKKLAEMTGGRVLSWDKPEEVFDREATSRKVLHDWSYSLLVAALLLWVADIAVRRLALPWAAIGARLAAPLRRRPAPAAETGRDAGLDRLAARKDRAASFYGSGGGSAKPPAADGPVPEQPRNRGAGTGEAGGGGTAPAPGAAPAAGRKAPPEARAPQRPKVPQRERPPASAKPAGGTGGRSAGPPPPPPPPKSSGGKAMEAEEQSGSAMDRLLKAKNRNSR, from the coding sequence GTGGGCGTTCAATTTAGTAGTCCGTGGTTTCTTCTGCTGTTGATTCCAGCTGGAGCATTTCTCTACTATGCTTATAAATCGGATTTCCGGCTGGGTGGTTTTCGCAAGAAGCTGGCACTATTTCTACGGGCTTGTGTCATCATATTACTTATTTTTGTGCTATCGGGACTTCACGGATTTACGATCCTACGGGATAAACAGGTTGTATATTTGGCCGACCGGTCTGACAGTATGGGAGACACGGCCAGACTCAGTGAATGGATTGGAAAGTCTATGGATGCCAAAGGGGAGAAAGACGGTACGGCTATTGTTTCTACTGGTCTTGAAGGTGCGGTAGAACGGAAGCTTTCCCTTTCCGGGGAAGCAGGAGCATCCCTTAATGCGGCACTCGAGGGGAAATTCACGGGCCTTGAATCAGGTCTTCAGCTGGCAGGGAATCTGTTTGAAGGTACGGCTGATTCCCGAATTGTTCTTCTCTCCGATGGAGAAGAGAATGTCGGGAGTATGGCGGCAACAGGAAGGCTGCTAAAGGACCGTGGTATAGCAGTGGACGTTCTCCCGGTTCCCCAAAGAGAAATACGGGATGCGGCAGTTGAGGAGTTGCGTGTACCGGATAAGCTGTATCAGGCAGAATCTTTTTATGTTGAAGTTATGATCAAGAGCACGTTCAAGACAGCCGGTGAACTCCGTATCTATGAGGACAATCGGGAAATTGGTCGGGAAGTGGTTGAAGTATCGCCTGGTGAGAATCGCTTTGCTGTGAAGGGATTAGCTAAGTCACCGGGGCTTCACAGGTATAGGGCTGAAATTTTCATGGATGGTGATGAATCCTCTGCTAACAACGCAGGGTTTGACTTCACACGCGTGGACGGACCGCCGAAGGTGTTGATTGTTGAGGGGACACCGGGAACTTCAGGCAACATTACAGCAGCCCTTGAGTCCGGCATGATCGGGACTGAAGTGATTTCGCCCCATATGTTGCCACTGGAAGCAGCCAAATATGCTCTTTATGACAGTATTATATTTAATAACGTGTCCGGCAGCAATGTCGGCGGCAAGCAGATGGACATGATCGAACAGGCGGTTCGAAGCTTCGGTATCGGATTTATGATGGCCGGGGGAGACGACAGCTTCGGTATGGGTGGTTATTTTAAAACCCCGATCGAAAAGGCGCTACCTGTCTCGATGGAACTTGAAGGCAAACGGGAAATCCCATCACTGGGACTTATCCTAGTCATTGACCGTTCTGGCAGTATGGCTGGGAATAAAATAGAACTGGCCAAGGAATCCGCCATGCGCACGGTAGAGCTGATGCGTTCCAAAGATACGGTTGGTGTGGTCGCCTTTGACGATAGTCCATGGTGGGTCGTTCCACCTCAGAAGCTTGGGGATAAGGAGGAAGTGCTGGACGCTATCAGCTCCATTCCGAGTGCGGGAGGAACGAATATTTATCCCGCCGTTTCTTCGGCTCTGGATGAGATGTTGTCCATTAAAACGCAGAGAAGGCATATTATTCTCATGACTGATGGGCAGTCTGCTGTCCAATCCGGTTATGATGAGCTGACCCAAACCATGGTGGACAATAAAATTACATTATCATCGGTCGCGGTCGGGATGGACTCGGACACGAACCTTTTGCAATCGCTCGCGGATGCGGCCAAAGGCCGATATTACTATGTTGAGGATGAAACGACGCTTCCTGCCGTATTCAGCCGTGAGGCGGTGTTGATGGCGAAATCATATATCGTGGATAAACCATTTGTACCTGCCATGCAAAATGCGGGTGATTGGGCCTCCCTGTTCGATCAAGGGGTACCGGGATTGTACGGGTATGTAGCAACGACACCGAAAGCTTCAGCACAGACCGTGCTGACCAGCCCGGAACCGGATCCTGTTCTTGCTAGATGGCAATACGGTTCAGGCAGAACGGTTGCATGGACGAGTGATCTGAGCGGAAAATGGTCCAAGGAGTGGGTGTCCTGGCCTGCGTTTGCTAACACATTAACTGAAATTGTGAAGTGGACTTTCCCGCAATTTGCTTCCTCCCCTTATGAGGTGACAACGACAGCAGCGGGTAATCAAGTCAAGCTGCAGGTCGAGTCAGATAGCGATAACCCGCCAGAGAAGCTCATTGCCAAAGTTGCTGGTGATGAGGCCGGGGAACAGACGGTGGAGCTGATTCAGGAAGCGCCTGGGCGTTATACGGGACAGGTAAACGTTTCGAAGCCTGGTGCATTCCTGATGTCTCTTGAAGATGCCAGTGGAGGCAATTCGGTTCAAGCGGCGCCAGGCACAGGATTTGTTGTTCCTTATTCGCCGGAATACCGGATTGCTTCAGGCAGTGGGGAAGATGGATTGAAGAAGCTGGCCGAGATGACTGGCGGCCGCGTTCTTTCCTGGGATAAGCCGGAGGAGGTATTCGACCGCGAGGCCACATCCCGGAAGGTGCTCCATGACTGGAGCTACTCGCTACTTGTAGCGGCCCTCCTGTTGTGGGTCGCCGACATCGCCGTGCGGCGCCTGGCCCTGCCATGGGCCGCCATCGGCGCACGCCTGGCCGCCCCGTTGCGCAGGCGGCCGGCGCCAGCCGCCGAGACCGGGCGTGACGCCGGTCTCGATCGGCTCGCGGCGCGCAAAGACCGCGCCGCGAGCTTCTACGGCAGCGGCGGCGGCTCCGCCAAGCCGCCTGCTGCCGACGGGCCCGTGCCCGAGCAGCCGCGTAATCGCGGCGCGGGCACCGGGGAAGCCGGGGGCGGAGGAACCGCCCCGGCTCCCGGGGCTGCTCCGGCGGCGGGCCGAAAGGCCCCGCCGGAGGCGCGTGCCCCGCAGCGGCCGAAGGTGCCGCAGCGGGAGAGACCGCCGGCCTCGGCGAAGCCGGCCGGGGGCACGGGCGGGCGCTCTGCAGGCCCGCCGCCTCCACCGCCGCCGCCGAAATCATCCGGCGGCAAGGCTATGGAGGCAGAAGAGCAGAGCGGTTCTGCAATGGACCGCCTGCTCAAGGCGAAAAACCGTAATTCGCGCTAG
- the tkt gene encoding transketolase, which produces MTTNQTIDNLSIATIRTLAIDAIEKAKSGHPGMPMGSAPMGYQLFAKTMNHNPDQPTWINRDRFVLSAGHGSMLLYSLLHLSGYDLSIEDLKQFRQWGSKTPGHPEFGHTAGVDATTGPLGQGIAMAVGMAMAEAHMGTVYNKDNFKVVDHFTYGICGDGDLMEGVSAEAASMAGHLKLGKLIMLYDSNDISLDGELNLAFSENVAQRFEAYGWQVLRVEDGNDLPAIEKAIAEGQADLNRPTLIEVKTVIGYGSPNKQGKGGHGGTHGSPLGTEEAKLTKEFYKWVYEEDFYVPEEVREHFGLVKERGIASFKAWEEQFEKYKAAYPELAAQFEQAVSGELAEGWDKDLPNYTTEDKAVSTRIASGKALNGLIEGVPNLLGGSADLESSTMTHLNGLASFTANSYEGRNVYYGVREFAMAAAMNGVALHGGLKIFGGTFFVFTDYLRPAVRLAAIMKLPVTYVLTHDSIAVGEDGPTHEPIEQLASLRIIPGLTVIRPADANETSAAWAYAAENQDRPVALVLTRQNLPILDATADNAREGIKRGAYVVADAKEGKAQAQIIATGSEVQLAVKAQEALAEEGIQVRVISMPSWDLFDQQDQAYKDSVLLPDVKARLAVEMAHPFGWERYVGDKGAILGISTFGASAPGDRVISEYGFTVENVVSRVKSLL; this is translated from the coding sequence ATGACAACGAATCAAACAATTGACAACTTGTCCATTGCTACAATCCGGACACTGGCTATTGATGCCATTGAAAAAGCTAAATCCGGTCATCCCGGCATGCCGATGGGTTCAGCACCTATGGGTTACCAGCTGTTTGCCAAAACAATGAATCATAACCCGGACCAACCTACATGGATCAACCGCGACCGTTTTGTACTATCCGCTGGTCACGGCTCGATGCTGCTATACAGCTTGCTTCACCTGAGCGGATATGATCTTTCTATTGAAGATCTGAAGCAGTTCCGTCAATGGGGTAGTAAAACACCGGGCCACCCGGAATTTGGTCACACTGCTGGCGTTGATGCAACGACAGGGCCACTGGGTCAAGGTATTGCAATGGCTGTTGGTATGGCTATGGCTGAAGCTCACATGGGCACAGTATATAATAAAGATAACTTTAAGGTCGTTGACCATTTCACGTATGGCATTTGTGGCGACGGCGATTTGATGGAAGGTGTGTCTGCTGAGGCAGCTTCGATGGCAGGTCACCTGAAGCTGGGCAAGCTGATCATGCTTTATGATTCCAATGATATTTCACTTGACGGTGAATTAAATCTTGCATTCTCCGAAAATGTAGCACAGCGCTTTGAAGCATACGGCTGGCAAGTACTCCGCGTAGAAGACGGTAACGATCTGCCTGCGATTGAGAAAGCTATTGCGGAAGGCCAGGCTGACCTGAACCGTCCGACTCTGATCGAAGTGAAGACCGTTATCGGTTACGGAAGTCCGAACAAACAAGGTAAAGGCGGTCACGGCGGTACTCACGGATCTCCACTCGGAACTGAGGAAGCCAAGCTGACTAAAGAATTCTACAAATGGGTTTATGAAGAGGATTTCTATGTTCCAGAAGAGGTTCGTGAGCATTTCGGCCTTGTAAAAGAGCGTGGAATTGCATCCTTTAAAGCATGGGAAGAGCAGTTCGAGAAATACAAAGCAGCTTATCCTGAGCTTGCAGCACAGTTTGAACAAGCTGTATCCGGCGAGCTGGCAGAAGGCTGGGACAAGGATCTGCCGAACTACACGACGGAAGATAAAGCGGTATCTACCCGTATTGCTTCCGGTAAAGCTCTGAATGGCTTGATTGAAGGCGTACCGAATTTATTGGGTGGCTCTGCCGACCTGGAGAGCTCCACAATGACACATCTGAACGGTCTGGCTTCTTTCACAGCTAATAGCTACGAAGGACGTAACGTTTACTATGGAGTTCGTGAATTTGCAATGGCAGCTGCCATGAACGGTGTTGCTCTGCACGGCGGACTCAAAATTTTCGGCGGCACATTCTTCGTATTTACGGATTATTTGCGTCCGGCTGTACGTTTGGCTGCGATTATGAAGCTACCTGTAACTTATGTATTGACACATGACAGTATTGCAGTTGGGGAAGACGGCCCGACTCACGAACCGATCGAGCAGCTTGCATCCCTGCGTATTATTCCAGGTCTGACTGTTATCCGTCCTGCGGATGCGAACGAAACGTCAGCTGCATGGGCTTATGCAGCAGAGAACCAGGATCGCCCTGTAGCCCTCGTATTGACTCGTCAAAACTTGCCAATTCTTGATGCTACGGCTGATAACGCGCGTGAAGGTATCAAGCGTGGTGCTTATGTTGTAGCTGATGCGAAGGAAGGCAAGGCACAGGCGCAGATTATTGCGACAGGTTCCGAAGTTCAACTGGCTGTGAAAGCACAAGAAGCGCTTGCTGAGGAAGGCATTCAGGTCCGTGTGATCAGCATGCCAAGCTGGGATCTCTTTGATCAGCAGGATCAGGCTTACAAAGATTCTGTCCTGCTGCCTGACGTGAAAGCCCGTCTTGCTGTGGAAATGGCTCATCCGTTCGGATGGGAGCGTTATGTCGGCGATAAAGGCGCTATTCTGGGCATCTCCACGTTCGGTGCTTCGGCTCCTGGCGATCGCGTGATTTCAGAATATGGCTTTACAGTAGAAAATGTGGTTAGCCGCGTGAAATCGCTGCTCTAA
- a CDS encoding NAD(P)-dependent oxidoreductase, which translates to MKKIAFVGLGTMGAPMASNLLKRDYEVTVYNRTDEKCRPLAEQGASTSPTPREASEGADVVITMVSNDDSVRDVFYGENGILSSLTEGMTVIDCSTISPDLVKEIAATVSAQGASFLDAPVTGSKPAAIDGTLVFMVGGDAAVIEAQADVFDTLGKKVIHMGPNGSGAVAKLAHNTMVGINNLALAEGFAIAAKSGIPADNFLELVQLGSAGSKAADLKGRKIIEGDFSNQFSLALMLKDLKLASSLTDGIGMPSPMLNLAKSLFQAGASEGYGEEDLSAVVKCYEAWIGQTIGGQKEQ; encoded by the coding sequence ATGAAAAAAATCGCATTTGTTGGCCTTGGCACCATGGGCGCTCCCATGGCTTCCAATCTGCTTAAACGAGACTATGAAGTAACGGTATACAACCGTACAGATGAGAAATGCCGCCCGCTCGCAGAACAAGGGGCTTCTACTTCCCCAACCCCGCGAGAAGCCTCGGAAGGAGCAGACGTTGTCATTACGATGGTGAGCAACGATGACTCCGTTCGTGACGTTTTTTATGGCGAGAACGGCATCCTCTCCTCATTAACTGAAGGCATGACCGTTATCGACTGCAGTACCATCTCACCGGACCTCGTTAAGGAAATCGCTGCTACGGTATCAGCTCAAGGCGCTTCCTTCCTTGACGCACCTGTCACGGGCAGCAAACCAGCAGCTATCGACGGCACCCTCGTATTTATGGTCGGTGGAGATGCAGCCGTGATTGAAGCCCAAGCTGATGTGTTCGATACCCTCGGCAAAAAGGTCATTCACATGGGACCAAACGGCAGCGGTGCTGTAGCCAAGCTAGCCCATAACACGATGGTCGGGATCAACAACCTTGCCCTGGCCGAAGGGTTTGCCATTGCAGCCAAATCCGGTATCCCGGCTGACAACTTCCTGGAGCTCGTCCAGCTTGGATCGGCAGGAAGTAAAGCCGCAGATCTGAAAGGCCGTAAGATCATTGAAGGTGATTTCAGCAACCAATTCTCTCTCGCCCTGATGCTCAAAGATTTGAAGCTTGCCTCTTCCCTCACGGATGGAATCGGCATGCCTTCGCCCATGCTGAACCTGGCGAAAAGCTTGTTCCAGGCAGGTGCAAGTGAAGGCTACGGGGAAGAGGATCTTTCAGCTGTCGTGAAATGTTACGAAGCTTGGATCGGTCAGACCATCGGCGGACAAAAAGAGCAGTAA
- a CDS encoding vWA domain-containing protein, translating into MGIQSWLSLWFGLALPAIVLMYMFKRKYVDTTVPSHLLWDRVLRNLEANRPWQKLQNRLLLWLQLLAAALLIFALMQPFLRVSGSGSQHIVIVADTSGSMSAKVKPLGGVTNQKEEQNGSSRMDLLKDRMKEYVKDQGKSKDITLLTVGARPVTLLSREGDKDKFLKAVDEMQPYYGQASYRETLSLASALTREESDVEVVVFTDGQWKEDTTQTVFNVPVSVEKITGGTPLNFAIEQFGISNKDTAGVSNTAVAVISSNSAQPMPVEVGLYGDDKLLTSREIEVQSGAKATISFADVPFAEVYRLELAGEDGYTADNETYAFGMKHGTSRVLLLTPGNLFLEKALQLSGAEVTRVTVNNSGDSDSTNSKEKGAEDQSNAVPVPEGNYNLIVMDGPMPEAYRQGEWATLIAKTPLWTIGTQGKKMASPGGRPVMVSHPVTSYVSLSGVYIGTLLDENPAWGEPVIKFGDTPLVYAGKEGGHPRLSFGFLLQDSDLPLSSEFPVLVNNALKWMTSGKGSGLGRYMAGATADIPVAADTVKAAWVPKGGLALKSGFEPSEAIRTEKGYSPAQTVPEIPGLYEFEQENKSGEKVSHWLAVTSDPFEGDWSADKGPDVSRTAAGQPDGEKDSEAASATEDAGASAAQLMPWLAALALAVIAAEWGVYQRGRSI; encoded by the coding sequence TTGGGGATTCAATCATGGCTCAGTCTATGGTTCGGGCTTGCTTTGCCGGCTATCGTACTGATGTATATGTTCAAGCGGAAATATGTAGATACGACAGTGCCGAGCCATCTGTTGTGGGACCGGGTACTCCGCAACCTGGAGGCAAACCGGCCTTGGCAGAAGCTGCAAAACCGGCTTTTGTTGTGGCTTCAGCTGCTGGCAGCGGCTCTACTCATCTTCGCACTGATGCAGCCCTTCTTGCGGGTGTCCGGAAGCGGCAGCCAGCATATCGTTATCGTCGCGGATACCTCGGGCAGCATGAGCGCGAAGGTAAAGCCTCTGGGCGGTGTAACGAATCAGAAAGAGGAGCAGAACGGCTCTTCTAGAATGGATTTGCTTAAGGATCGGATGAAGGAATACGTGAAAGATCAAGGTAAGAGCAAAGATATTACCCTGTTGACCGTAGGGGCAAGGCCGGTCACCCTTTTGTCCCGTGAAGGGGATAAGGATAAATTTCTGAAGGCCGTAGATGAAATGCAGCCTTATTATGGACAGGCTTCCTATCGGGAGACACTTTCGCTGGCTTCGGCGCTGACCCGAGAAGAAAGTGACGTCGAAGTCGTCGTGTTCACGGATGGACAGTGGAAGGAAGATACGACTCAAACGGTGTTCAATGTTCCGGTCTCGGTTGAGAAAATTACCGGGGGAACTCCTCTTAATTTCGCAATAGAACAGTTCGGTATTTCAAACAAAGATACAGCAGGGGTGTCCAATACAGCTGTAGCTGTTATCAGCAGCAATTCGGCACAGCCGATGCCGGTGGAAGTGGGCTTGTACGGCGATGACAAGCTCCTGACAAGCAGGGAGATTGAAGTACAATCAGGGGCTAAGGCAACCATATCTTTTGCGGATGTTCCTTTTGCCGAGGTGTATCGTCTGGAGCTGGCGGGAGAAGACGGCTATACCGCTGATAATGAGACGTATGCATTTGGGATGAAGCATGGAACCTCAAGGGTGCTGCTCCTTACACCAGGCAATTTGTTTCTGGAAAAGGCCCTGCAGTTGAGCGGTGCTGAAGTTACCCGGGTTACCGTGAACAATAGCGGTGATTCCGATTCTACGAATAGTAAAGAGAAGGGTGCTGAAGATCAGAGCAATGCGGTACCCGTACCGGAAGGCAATTACAATCTGATCGTGATGGATGGTCCGATGCCGGAAGCTTACCGTCAGGGGGAATGGGCAACGCTAATAGCCAAAACTCCGCTGTGGACAATCGGCACGCAAGGGAAGAAAATGGCGAGTCCCGGAGGCCGGCCGGTAATGGTCAGCCACCCGGTAACGTCCTATGTTTCCTTGTCGGGTGTATACATCGGTACCCTGCTGGATGAAAATCCGGCATGGGGCGAGCCAGTCATCAAGTTTGGGGATACACCGCTCGTTTATGCGGGCAAGGAGGGAGGACATCCACGGCTATCCTTTGGATTTCTGCTGCAGGACAGTGATCTCCCGTTATCATCTGAATTTCCGGTGCTCGTCAATAACGCTCTGAAGTGGATGACATCAGGCAAGGGAAGCGGATTGGGACGGTACATGGCCGGCGCTACGGCCGATATTCCGGTTGCGGCGGATACCGTGAAGGCAGCCTGGGTTCCAAAGGGCGGACTGGCGCTCAAGTCCGGCTTCGAGCCATCTGAGGCTATACGTACCGAGAAGGGATATTCCCCAGCCCAAACCGTGCCTGAAATACCTGGATTATACGAATTTGAACAGGAGAATAAATCAGGGGAGAAGGTGAGCCACTGGTTGGCAGTGACATCTGATCCTTTTGAAGGAGATTGGTCAGCAGATAAAGGTCCTGACGTAAGCCGTACCGCTGCAGGACAGCCAGATGGGGAGAAAGACAGTGAAGCAGCAAGCGCTACAGAAGATGCAGGTGCTTCTGCAGCTCAGCTTATGCCTTGGCTTGCAGCGTTGGCACTTGCCGTGATTGCGGCAGAATGGGGGGTGTACCAGCGTGGGCGTTCAATTTAG
- a CDS encoding copper amine oxidase N-terminal domain-containing protein — protein sequence MAYINSDKAYGEVLVREGNTFVTLTDLKGLGDYDYQYDKVKKQVSITGKGTTVIVSAGSKTMQNNGNKQTLIVAPFLHKGKMMIPLRAVADAFSAKVYWNGPAKTAYVTKPRSETIADLKSKDLSTARNAAITVPHISKLPQAELERTYMEMQGMNYYFPKGKWDKYFILDNDLISYYEIHNNTAELIWQAKLGNAGKKHSNLFFLTATFKNEIGTQPNVKDWTIAQFIFRYPVGATYYGLINSKGTLAGGEVELDNHDPSYKGVIVDIPEESSSK from the coding sequence ATGGCTTACATTAACAGCGATAAAGCCTACGGAGAGGTGTTAGTTAGGGAAGGAAACACCTTCGTCACTCTAACCGACCTTAAAGGGCTCGGAGACTATGACTACCAGTACGACAAGGTGAAGAAGCAGGTAAGCATCACCGGTAAAGGTACAACAGTCATTGTATCCGCCGGCAGCAAAACCATGCAAAACAATGGCAACAAACAGACGCTTATAGTCGCACCGTTTCTCCACAAAGGAAAGATGATGATTCCGTTGCGGGCCGTAGCTGATGCATTCAGCGCAAAGGTATACTGGAATGGTCCTGCGAAGACCGCATACGTAACCAAACCCCGTTCCGAGACGATTGCCGATTTGAAGAGCAAGGATCTTTCCACCGCACGGAATGCGGCTATAACGGTTCCGCACATATCGAAGCTTCCTCAAGCAGAGCTTGAGAGGACTTATATGGAAATGCAGGGCATGAACTATTATTTTCCTAAAGGTAAATGGGACAAGTACTTTATTCTGGATAACGATCTTATCAGTTATTATGAAATTCACAACAATACAGCCGAATTAATATGGCAGGCCAAGCTTGGTAACGCAGGCAAGAAGCACAGCAACTTATTCTTTCTGACGGCCACTTTCAAGAACGAAATCGGCACACAGCCCAACGTTAAGGATTGGACCATTGCCCAATTTATCTTCCGCTATCCTGTCGGTGCAACCTATTACGGTTTGATCAACAGCAAAGGTACACTCGCTGGCGGTGAAGTCGAACTGGATAATCATGATCCGTCCTACAAAGGCGTTATTGTCGATATTCCCGAGGAGTCCAGCAGCAAATAG
- a CDS encoding 2,3-butanediol dehydrogenase → MKALRWHAVKDLRLENIEEPKPFKGEVKIKVEWCGICGSDLHEYTAGPIFIPLETHPLSGDKAPIVMGHEFSGQVVEVGEGVTRASVGDRVVVEPIYACGTCQACKQGHYNLCDKMGFYGLAGGGGGFSEYAAVPEVMIHKIPESVSYEQGALVEPSAVALHAVRSSKLKVGDKAVVFGTGPIGLLVIEALKASGASEIYAVELSEERKQKATELGAIVIDPKQYDAVEEIHKRTNGGADVSFEVTGVPPVLAQAIKSTKLGGETMIVSIFEKEASIHPQDIVLKERTVTGIIGYRDVFPAVISLMAQGYFPADKLVTKRITLDEVIDEGFEGLLRERNQVKILVKAE, encoded by the coding sequence ATGAAAGCTTTGAGATGGCATGCTGTCAAAGATTTGAGATTGGAAAACATTGAGGAACCTAAGCCTTTCAAGGGCGAGGTTAAAATAAAAGTGGAATGGTGCGGTATATGCGGCAGTGATTTGCACGAATATACGGCAGGGCCGATCTTTATCCCTCTGGAAACTCACCCCCTCAGCGGTGATAAAGCCCCTATTGTAATGGGTCACGAGTTTTCCGGACAAGTGGTTGAAGTTGGAGAAGGCGTAACAAGAGCAAGTGTTGGAGATCGGGTCGTTGTCGAGCCGATTTATGCGTGCGGAACATGTCAGGCATGTAAGCAAGGACATTATAATCTGTGTGATAAAATGGGCTTTTATGGACTGGCCGGCGGTGGCGGCGGTTTTTCTGAATACGCAGCTGTACCTGAGGTAATGATTCATAAAATTCCGGAGTCTGTATCCTATGAGCAGGGAGCTCTTGTTGAACCTTCTGCGGTAGCTCTTCATGCGGTACGCTCCAGCAAATTAAAGGTTGGTGACAAAGCGGTTGTATTTGGGACAGGCCCTATCGGTCTGCTCGTTATTGAAGCGCTGAAAGCTTCCGGAGCATCCGAGATTTATGCGGTAGAGCTTTCGGAGGAACGCAAACAGAAGGCTACTGAGCTCGGCGCTATCGTCATTGATCCGAAACAATATGATGCTGTTGAAGAAATTCATAAGCGGACAAACGGCGGTGCCGATGTTTCCTTTGAAGTCACCGGCGTTCCACCGGTACTGGCTCAGGCAATCAAATCAACCAAGCTCGGCGGCGAAACGATGATCGTCAGCATTTTTGAAAAAGAGGCATCCATCCACCCGCAAGATATCGTGCTAAAAGAACGTACCGTAACAGGGATTATCGGATATCGGGATGTTTTCCCGGCTGTGATTAGCCTGATGGCACAAGGTTATTTCCCTGCGGATAAACTGGTGACCAAGCGAATCACATTGGATGAAGTGATCGATGAAGGCTTTGAAGGTTTGCTCAGAGAAAGAAATCAAGTGAAAATTCTCGTCAAAGCTGAATAA
- a CDS encoding DUF58 domain-containing protein — MSGAGHLLPPEWLTRLERLSLGARTRVAGTLQGKRRSRRLGSSLEFADYRLYAPGDDVRRFDWGVYSRTGKAFVRQFMDEQELMVSIYVDCSASMNARTSTSLLDSSTSSGTPVSGGMDSEGAKWMLARQLAASIGYMALSSYDRLQVACYSRTLDSRLPILRGKGAAHRLFAHLQQAPTGGDGSLAAALSVPGALPRLPGMTWIFSDFWLEGGEEELSRSLSLLSGAGQETVLVHVLSREELEPRLSGDLRLVDSESLTGKEVAVTGRVLDAYREELENYRQMLARVCAERGMTYVLIPADMPLQEAVFGILAGAGLVKG; from the coding sequence AGAGTGGCCGGCACGCTGCAAGGAAAGCGGCGTTCCCGCCGTCTCGGTTCATCGCTTGAGTTCGCAGATTATCGTCTTTATGCACCCGGTGATGATGTGCGCAGGTTTGATTGGGGTGTCTATTCCAGAACAGGCAAAGCATTTGTACGACAATTCATGGATGAGCAGGAGCTGATGGTCAGCATCTATGTGGATTGTTCTGCATCCATGAACGCAAGAACTTCAACATCTTTATTGGATTCTTCTACATCCTCAGGTACGCCTGTATCCGGGGGAATGGATTCAGAGGGAGCCAAATGGATGTTGGCTAGGCAATTAGCGGCGAGTATTGGTTATATGGCACTCTCGTCTTATGACAGACTGCAGGTAGCCTGTTACAGCCGTACCCTGGATTCACGTCTGCCAATTCTTCGTGGAAAGGGTGCAGCACACCGATTGTTTGCGCACTTGCAGCAGGCTCCTACCGGTGGTGACGGAAGTTTGGCAGCGGCACTGTCGGTACCAGGAGCACTGCCAAGGCTGCCAGGCATGACTTGGATCTTCTCGGACTTCTGGCTGGAAGGCGGAGAAGAGGAACTGTCAAGATCGTTGTCACTATTGTCAGGAGCCGGTCAGGAAACCGTACTTGTGCATGTGCTGTCGAGAGAGGAACTAGAGCCGCGTCTCTCCGGGGATTTACGTCTGGTGGATAGCGAAAGCTTGACCGGTAAAGAGGTGGCTGTGACCGGCCGTGTGCTGGATGCTTACCGGGAGGAATTGGAGAACTATCGCCAAATGCTAGCCAGGGTATGCGCGGAGCGCGGTATGACCTATGTGCTCATTCCAGCGGATATGCCATTGCAGGAAGCGGTGTTCGGTATTCTTGCTGGTGCGGGACTGGTTAAAGGGTAG